One window of Hujiaoplasma nucleasis genomic DNA carries:
- the lepA gene encoding translation elongation factor 4, with product MSIENRNQNRIRNFSIIAHIDHGKSTLADRILESTHSVDKRDMKEQMLDSMDLERERGITIKLNSVKLKYQAQDGLEYMFNLIDTPGHVDFTYEVSRSLAACDGAILVVDATQGIEAQTLANVYLALDNDLEIIPVINKIDLDSADVEGVKKSLEEALGISPDECIAVSAKTGMGIEDVLEAIVNKVPAPQGDIEEPLQALIFDSFYDSYRGVIPLVMVKNGIIRKGDKIKMMASNAVYEVTELGIYTPKELPIEYLAAGDVGWVSAAIKDIDKIHVGDTITHDKRPALKPLPGYRELTPMVYSGVYPVEADDYISLKDSIEKIKLSDASLRFTPETSSALGFGFRVGFLGMLHMEIFQERLEREFNQNLITTAPSVNYMVHLTNGDLVEIDNPAKMPERQMIKKIEEPYVMATIITPNDYVGNVMEICQYKRGIFKDMKYQSDVRVEIIYEMPLSEIIYDFFNRLKSSTKGYASFDYELSDLKESDLEKIDILLNSEPVDALAFLVHKDFARERGLKICQKLKDIIPRQMFEIPIQAAIGSKVIARTNIKALRKDVLSKCYGGDITRKKKLLEKQKKGKKRMKSVGSVEIPQEAFMSVLSLEKDD from the coding sequence TTCAATGGACTTAGAGCGTGAGCGAGGTATTACCATAAAACTGAATTCTGTTAAGTTAAAATACCAAGCCCAAGATGGCTTAGAATATATGTTTAATTTGATTGATACACCAGGGCATGTTGATTTTACTTATGAAGTAAGTAGATCTTTAGCTGCTTGTGATGGCGCTATACTGGTTGTTGATGCGACTCAGGGTATTGAAGCTCAAACATTAGCCAATGTATATCTTGCTTTAGACAATGATTTAGAAATTATTCCTGTAATCAATAAAATTGATCTTGATAGTGCTGATGTTGAAGGTGTAAAAAAGTCTTTAGAAGAGGCTTTGGGTATATCTCCTGATGAATGTATCGCAGTTTCAGCAAAGACTGGGATGGGTATTGAAGATGTTTTAGAAGCAATCGTTAATAAAGTCCCTGCACCTCAAGGTGATATTGAGGAGCCATTACAAGCCTTGATTTTTGACTCATTTTATGATTCATATCGTGGTGTTATTCCCTTAGTTATGGTTAAAAATGGAATCATAAGAAAAGGCGATAAAATAAAAATGATGGCATCCAATGCTGTTTATGAAGTGACTGAGTTAGGTATTTATACGCCAAAGGAATTACCTATAGAATATTTAGCTGCTGGAGACGTTGGTTGGGTTTCTGCGGCCATCAAAGACATAGATAAAATTCATGTTGGGGACACAATAACCCATGATAAAAGACCTGCATTAAAACCGCTTCCTGGTTATAGAGAATTAACACCTATGGTTTATTCAGGTGTTTATCCAGTTGAAGCAGATGATTATATTTCTTTAAAGGATTCTATTGAAAAAATTAAATTAAGTGATGCTTCTTTAAGATTTACGCCGGAAACATCTTCAGCTTTAGGTTTTGGTTTTAGGGTAGGATTTCTTGGAATGCTACACATGGAAATTTTTCAAGAGCGATTGGAAAGAGAATTTAATCAAAATCTGATTACAACAGCACCATCTGTAAACTATATGGTTCATTTAACCAATGGTGACCTTGTAGAAATCGATAATCCTGCCAAAATGCCTGAAAGGCAAATGATTAAAAAAATAGAAGAACCTTATGTGATGGCGACCATCATTACCCCTAATGATTATGTTGGGAATGTCATGGAAATTTGTCAATACAAAAGGGGGATATTTAAAGATATGAAATATCAGTCTGATGTAAGGGTTGAAATTATCTATGAAATGCCTTTGTCAGAAATTATTTATGATTTCTTTAATCGTTTAAAGTCTAGTACTAAAGGATATGCGTCTTTTGACTATGAACTTTCTGACCTAAAAGAATCTGATTTAGAAAAAATTGATATTCTCTTAAACTCGGAACCTGTAGATGCTTTAGCCTTTTTGGTTCATAAGGACTTTGCTAGAGAAAGAGGCTTGAAGATTTGTCAAAAACTTAAGGATATCATACCTAGACAAATGTTTGAAATACCAATTCAAGCTGCTATTGGTTCTAAAGTTATCGCTAGAACCAATATAAAAGCTTTGCGTAAGGATGTTTTATCTAAATGTTATGGTGGAGATATTACCCGCAAGAAAAAACTTTTAGAAAAGCAAAAAAAGGGTAAAAAACGCATGAAGTCTGTCGGGTCTGTAGAAATACCTCAAGAGGCATTTATGTCTGTTCTATCTTTAGAAAAAGATGATTAA
- the hemW gene encoding radical SAM family heme chaperone HemW, whose translation MIKGLYIHIPFCDQICTYCDFCKMVTSTHNKKEYMKALVKEMEYYSDLLEHIETIYIGGGTPSSIDDDLMDAFLDELDILVDMTHIKEFTIEANPNDITPNFLEILRKHHVTRVSMGVQSMSEDLLRFLGRTHTDEIVEHAIDLIKTSGLNFNLDFLYAIPGQSLEDLKKDLDYIKKFKAHHISYYSLILEDRTVLNYLINKHKVEDFPDDLAREYGELIDIELEKLGYHKYEFSNYAKAGYESKHNLIYWNLEEYLGIGLNASSQFNNTRMINPTKLSVYLKGIQDKSLTMHNIEDFNPKLETLLVGLRKTEGISMSAYKERFKKGVFDIYPQLKKFLDSNLLEIQGDYLRFTSEGIYLSNQVYVDII comes from the coding sequence ATGATAAAAGGACTGTATATTCATATACCTTTTTGTGATCAAATTTGTACTTATTGTGATTTTTGCAAAATGGTGACTTCAACACATAATAAAAAAGAGTATATGAAAGCTTTAGTAAAAGAAATGGAATATTATAGTGATTTATTAGAGCATATTGAAACCATTTATATTGGTGGTGGAACACCATCATCCATAGATGATGATTTAATGGATGCTTTTTTGGACGAACTTGATATATTGGTTGATATGACTCATATAAAAGAGTTTACTATTGAGGCTAATCCAAATGATATTACACCTAATTTTTTAGAAATTCTAAGAAAACATCATGTTACTAGAGTATCTATGGGTGTTCAAAGTATGAGTGAAGATTTATTAAGATTTTTAGGTAGGACCCATACAGATGAAATCGTTGAGCATGCCATTGACCTAATTAAAACATCAGGTTTAAATTTTAATTTAGATTTTCTCTATGCCATACCTGGTCAAAGTCTAGAAGACTTAAAAAAAGACTTAGATTATATTAAGAAATTTAAAGCCCATCATATATCATATTATTCTTTAATTTTAGAAGATAGGACAGTCTTAAATTACTTAATTAATAAACATAAAGTTGAGGACTTTCCAGACGATTTAGCTAGAGAATATGGCGAACTTATTGACATAGAACTTGAAAAATTAGGCTATCATAAGTATGAGTTTTCTAATTATGCTAAAGCTGGGTATGAGTCTAAACATAATTTAATATATTGGAATTTAGAAGAATATTTAGGTATTGGTCTAAATGCAAGCTCACAGTTTAATAATACAAGAATGATTAATCCGACGAAATTGTCGGTCTATTTAAAGGGTATTCAAGATAAGAGTTTGACCATGCACAATATTGAGGATTTTAATCCTAAATTAGAAACCTTATTGGTTGGTCTAAGAAAAACTGAAGGCATTTCTATGTCGGCATATAAAGAACGTTTTAAAAAAGGTGTTTTTGATATTTATCCTCAATTGAAAAAGTTCCTTGATTCAAATTTATTGGAAATACAAGGAGATTACTTAAGATTTACTTCAGAGGGTATATACTTATCTAATCAGGTTTACGTGGATATTATATGA
- the xerD gene encoding site-specific tyrosine recombinase XerD, which translates to MILDTYLKEYLYYLKITKNLSKNTIISYERDLKSYLDFIKTNYKIRDLNDIHKDHIQNFSRSLSRKNNSNSTITRKLSSIRSFHRYLMSENIVDKDISRKVKKPKTHKFLPTVLNMREVEDMINLTYENSDPLSLRNQALIEIAYGSGLRVSELLNLRISDLHLNKGLVNILGKGNKERIIPLNENAVLAIQKYIIEARPLLKAKKADLLFVNKFGQPLSRVGFFKLIKKLANDVHIQKQVSPHTLRHSYATHLLENGADLRTVQELLGHEDILTTENYTHVSKKRINKIYNDAHPRASKKEGENEI; encoded by the coding sequence ATGATTTTAGATACCTATTTAAAAGAATATTTATATTATCTTAAGATTACAAAGAACTTATCTAAGAATACCATCATTTCTTATGAACGTGATTTAAAATCCTATTTAGACTTTATTAAAACCAATTATAAAATTAGAGATTTAAATGATATTCATAAGGATCATATTCAAAATTTTTCTAGAAGTTTATCTAGGAAAAATAACTCAAATTCAACCATCACCCGAAAACTGTCTTCGATAAGATCATTTCATCGTTATTTAATGAGCGAGAATATTGTTGATAAAGACATTTCAAGAAAAGTAAAAAAACCGAAAACTCATAAGTTCTTACCAACGGTTTTGAATATGAGAGAAGTAGAAGATATGATTAACTTAACCTACGAAAATAGTGACCCTTTATCTTTAAGAAACCAAGCCTTAATAGAAATTGCTTATGGTTCAGGTCTTAGGGTTTCTGAATTGCTTAATTTGAGAATTAGTGATTTACATCTGAATAAGGGATTAGTGAATATCCTTGGAAAAGGAAATAAAGAAAGAATCATTCCTTTAAATGAAAACGCTGTGCTTGCTATACAAAAATATATTATTGAAGCTAGACCCTTATTAAAAGCTAAAAAAGCTGATTTATTATTTGTTAATAAATTCGGTCAGCCCCTAAGTCGAGTTGGTTTCTTTAAATTAATTAAAAAGCTTGCCAATGATGTTCATATTCAAAAACAAGTTTCACCTCATACTTTAAGGCATTCATATGCGACACACTTGTTAGAAAACGGAGCGGATTTAAGAACTGTTCAAGAACTTTTAGGTCATGAAGATATTTTAACAACAGAGAATTATACACACGTTTCTAAAAAACGTATTAATAAAATTTATAATGATGCTCATCCAAGAGCATCAAAGAAAGAAGGAGAAAATGAAATATAA
- a CDS encoding phosphopentomutase codes for MKYKRIFLIVIDSVGVGELPDADKFNDLGANTIANLAKETGGIHLPVLESFGYGNLTEIQGVKPVQQPRANTTKMMEISNGKDTMTGHWEIMGIKTVKPFKTFTDSGFPQDLIEKIEELSSRKVIGNKSASGTEILKELGPEQEKTGALIVYTSADSVLQIAAHEEVIPLKELYDICEKVRELTLDEKWRVGRIIARPYLGSETDGYKRTTNRHDYALSPTSKTVLDILAENNYDVISVGKIKDIFNGSGITDHYGIKSNHDGMNKVMMLTEKEFTGLNFTNLVDFDALYGHRRDSQGYKEAMEEFDRDLGQLITKLRDDDLLMVTADHGNDPTHHGTDHTREYVPLFIYNHKLKGSFLDISKTFADIGQTIADNFGLSGTEIGTSLLNDLK; via the coding sequence ATGAAATATAAAAGAATATTTTTAATTGTCATTGATTCTGTTGGTGTCGGTGAATTACCAGACGCTGATAAATTTAATGACTTAGGAGCCAATACAATTGCTAATTTAGCTAAAGAAACTGGAGGGATTCACCTACCAGTTCTTGAATCTTTTGGTTATGGAAATTTAACAGAAATTCAAGGTGTAAAGCCAGTTCAGCAACCAAGAGCTAATACGACTAAAATGATGGAAATATCAAATGGTAAAGATACCATGACTGGCCATTGGGAAATTATGGGTATTAAGACAGTTAAACCATTCAAAACTTTTACTGACTCTGGATTTCCTCAAGATTTAATTGAAAAGATAGAAGAATTATCATCAAGAAAAGTAATTGGTAATAAATCAGCTTCCGGTACAGAAATATTAAAAGAATTAGGTCCTGAACAAGAAAAAACTGGTGCTTTAATTGTCTATACTTCAGCTGATTCAGTCCTTCAAATAGCTGCACATGAAGAAGTTATTCCTCTAAAAGAACTCTATGATATTTGTGAAAAAGTAAGAGAATTAACCTTAGATGAAAAATGGCGTGTAGGTAGAATTATTGCGAGGCCATATCTTGGATCAGAAACAGATGGATACAAAAGAACGACCAATAGACATGATTATGCCTTATCTCCTACTTCAAAAACTGTCTTAGATATACTGGCTGAAAATAATTATGATGTTATTTCAGTTGGGAAAATCAAGGACATCTTTAATGGTTCAGGCATCACTGACCATTATGGCATTAAATCTAATCATGATGGTATGAACAAAGTTATGATGCTAACTGAAAAAGAATTTACTGGGCTTAATTTTACAAATTTAGTTGACTTTGATGCCCTATATGGACATAGAAGAGATTCTCAAGGATATAAAGAGGCTATGGAAGAGTTTGATCGTGATTTAGGACAATTAATTACGAAACTAAGAGATGATGACTTATTAATGGTGACTGCTGATCATGGTAATGATCCAACCCATCATGGGACAGACCATACTAGAGAATATGTTCCTCTATTTATTTACAATCATAAATTAAAAGGATCATTTTTAGATATTAGTAAAACTTTTGCGGATATTGGACAAACAATAGCTGACAACTTTGGTTTATCGGGCACTGAAATTGGTACTAGTTTACTAAATGACTTAAAATAA
- the ruvB gene encoding Holliday junction branch migration DNA helicase RuvB, translating to MDKRIITSDLLIDEEVEGTLRPQYFNEYIGQKDVKEMIEIAVKAAKKRHESLDHVLLYGPPGLGKTTLAQVIANELDVNMKFVSGPTVERTGDLAAILTSLEAGDVLFIDEIHRLPKIVEEILYSSMEDYVIDIVVGKDAGAKSIRVDLSPFTLIGATTRFGDLTGPLRDRFGIIHKLEFYSDKDLETICKRTAGIYQCDTEDLAVIELAKRSRGTPRIVNRLFRRVRDFADILGDGYISLDITKKALDKLRIDDMGLDNKDREYLIGIIEKYHGGPVGLDTIATSISEDPTTLEDVYEPYLIQQGFISRTPRGRVVTEKAYKHLKKSYQGALF from the coding sequence ATGGACAAGAGAATAATTACAAGTGACCTACTGATTGATGAAGAAGTAGAAGGAACACTTAGACCCCAATATTTTAATGAGTATATAGGGCAAAAAGATGTTAAAGAAATGATTGAAATAGCAGTTAAAGCGGCAAAAAAAAGACATGAATCTTTGGATCATGTTCTTTTATATGGCCCTCCAGGGTTAGGTAAAACGACTTTGGCTCAAGTTATTGCTAATGAATTAGATGTAAATATGAAATTTGTGAGTGGACCTACCGTTGAAAGAACAGGAGATTTAGCTGCTATTTTAACCTCTTTGGAAGCTGGTGATGTTTTATTTATTGATGAGATTCATCGTTTACCTAAGATAGTTGAAGAAATTTTATATTCTTCTATGGAAGATTATGTCATTGATATTGTTGTTGGAAAAGATGCTGGTGCTAAATCAATAAGGGTAGATTTATCGCCATTTACACTGATTGGTGCAACGACTAGATTCGGTGATTTAACAGGTCCACTAAGAGATAGGTTTGGTATTATACATAAACTTGAGTTTTATTCTGATAAAGATTTAGAAACTATATGTAAAAGAACGGCAGGCATTTATCAGTGTGATACAGAAGATTTGGCTGTTATTGAACTTGCTAAAAGAAGCCGCGGTACTCCTCGGATAGTCAATCGTTTATTTAGAAGGGTTAGAGATTTTGCTGATATTTTAGGTGATGGTTATATAAGTTTAGATATTACAAAAAAGGCTTTAGATAAGCTTAGAATAGATGATATGGGCTTAGATAATAAGGACAGAGAGTACTTGATTGGAATTATTGAAAAATATCATGGTGGTCCTGTGGGTTTGGATACGATTGCAACATCTATTTCTGAAGATCCTACAACTTTAGAAGATGTTTATGAACCTTATTTAATTCAGCAAGGTTTTATAAGTCGTACTCCAAGAGGTCGGGTTGTGACTGAGAAGGCCTATAAACATCTAAAAAAATCATATCAAGGAGCTTTATTTTAA
- the queA gene encoding tRNA preQ1(34) S-adenosylmethionine ribosyltransferase-isomerase QueA — MKTSDFDYHLPEELIAQTPLEKRSESRLLLVNRHDKSLIHDHFSNIIDYLKEDDVLVLNDTRVLPARLHGIKTSTQAHIEVLLLNQYGEHMWEALVKPARRVKLGTKIQFGNGELRLECIEVLDEGIRHFKLIYDGDLEVILGQLGEMPLPPYIHEKLNDKERYQTVYSKVVGSAAAPTAGLHFTKDLLEKIKNKGVQIEYLTLHVGLGTFRPVNVEDVLKHKMHREYYQISNKTAQVLNKAKSESRRIVAVGTTSVRTLETVFHKYNSFKEDIGYTEIFIYPGFEYKAVDALITNFHLPKSTLLMLVSAFASKEIIMNAYEQAIQHKYRFFSFGDSMFISN; from the coding sequence ATGAAAACATCAGATTTTGATTATCATTTACCTGAAGAATTAATTGCACAAACACCCTTAGAAAAGCGCAGTGAATCAAGACTTTTGCTGGTTAATCGTCATGATAAATCATTGATTCATGATCATTTTTCAAACATCATCGATTATTTGAAAGAAGATGATGTTTTAGTTTTGAATGATACTAGAGTCTTACCAGCAAGACTTCATGGAATAAAAACATCTACACAAGCTCATATTGAAGTCTTATTATTAAATCAATATGGGGAACATATGTGGGAAGCTTTAGTTAAGCCTGCTAGAAGAGTTAAACTTGGAACGAAAATTCAGTTTGGAAATGGAGAACTAAGACTTGAATGTATTGAAGTTCTTGATGAGGGTATTCGTCATTTTAAATTAATTTACGATGGTGATTTAGAAGTCATACTAGGTCAATTGGGCGAGATGCCATTGCCACCATATATACACGAAAAGTTAAATGATAAGGAAAGATATCAAACTGTATATTCAAAAGTTGTTGGCTCAGCTGCTGCACCAACTGCTGGCTTACATTTCACCAAAGACTTACTTGAAAAAATTAAAAATAAAGGAGTTCAAATTGAATACCTTACCTTGCATGTTGGTTTAGGAACCTTTAGACCTGTAAATGTCGAAGATGTTCTAAAACATAAGATGCATAGGGAATATTATCAGATTTCTAATAAAACGGCTCAAGTTTTAAATAAAGCTAAAAGTGAGTCTAGAAGAATTGTAGCTGTTGGTACGACTTCAGTGAGAACTTTAGAAACTGTATTCCATAAATATAATTCTTTTAAAGAAGATATAGGGTATACTGAAATTTTTATTTATCCTGGTTTTGAATACAAAGCCGTAGATGCTTTAATCACTAATTTTCATTTGCCTAAATCAACTTTATTAATGTTGGTATCTGCCTTTGCTAGTAAAGAAATTATTATGAATGCTTATGAACAAGCTATTCAACATAAGTATCGATTTTTCTCTTTTGGAGATTCAATGTTTATAAGCAATTAA
- a CDS encoding queuosine precursor transporter, translating into MPNEIIWIFFALTNFGFFLLSYKFFGRLGIFLWIVLSTILANIQVLTVVDLFGVEASLGNILYGTIFLATDVLNEIYSKREAKKAVFIGFSVMFVTVIIMQIAIQFKANENDWAMPYLKEIFGFLPIVFIASMLAFIVSQLVDVYIFSKIKDKLPDNKYLWIRNNGSTILSQFLDTVIFVPIAFYYKDFNSILILIFTTYFIKLIVAILDTPVIYLAKKIKPIEN; encoded by the coding sequence ATGCCAAACGAAATTATTTGGATATTTTTTGCATTAACTAACTTTGGGTTTTTCTTATTAAGTTATAAATTTTTTGGAAGATTAGGAATCTTCCTATGGATCGTCTTATCTACCATTTTAGCTAACATTCAAGTTCTTACTGTTGTTGATCTATTTGGAGTTGAAGCGAGTCTTGGTAACATCTTATATGGAACTATCTTTTTAGCCACTGATGTACTCAATGAAATATACAGTAAAAGGGAAGCAAAAAAAGCTGTATTCATTGGCTTTTCAGTTATGTTTGTAACCGTGATTATCATGCAAATTGCGATTCAATTTAAAGCAAATGAAAATGATTGGGCCATGCCATACTTAAAAGAAATTTTTGGTTTTCTTCCCATAGTATTCATTGCAAGTATGTTAGCTTTTATTGTCTCTCAACTTGTAGATGTATATATCTTTTCAAAAATTAAAGATAAACTTCCAGATAACAAGTACCTATGGATAAGAAACAACGGATCAACAATCTTATCCCAATTTCTTGATACTGTGATATTTGTACCAATCGCTTTTTATTATAAAGACTTTAATAGTATTTTAATTCTTATTTTCACCACTTACTTTATCAAGTTAATTGTCGCAATTTTAGATACACCAGTCATATATTTGGCTAAAAAGATTAAACCTATTGAAAACTAA
- a CDS encoding phosphate propanoyltransferase, with protein sequence MEKKILVEVSARHCHLSKEHLDILFGQGYELTVKKELSQPGQFAANEKIKVIGPKRELANVSILGPTRKESQVEISLTDARSIGIDAPIRESGDIKDSAGCTIVGPKGQVELKEGVIVAKRHIHITPEDAMNYGLKDKEVVSVKIDTDQRSTILGDVVIRVRNDFSSAMHIDTDEGNAAGVSGVQYGIIL encoded by the coding sequence ATGGAAAAAAAGATTTTAGTTGAAGTGTCTGCTAGACATTGTCATTTGTCTAAAGAACATTTAGATATATTGTTTGGTCAAGGTTATGAGTTAACTGTAAAGAAAGAATTATCTCAACCAGGTCAGTTTGCTGCTAACGAGAAAATTAAGGTTATTGGTCCAAAAAGAGAATTGGCTAATGTGTCAATTTTAGGACCAACAAGAAAAGAATCTCAAGTTGAAATCTCATTAACGGATGCAAGATCTATTGGGATTGATGCTCCAATTAGAGAATCAGGTGATATTAAAGATTCTGCAGGTTGTACTATAGTTGGACCTAAGGGGCAAGTTGAATTAAAGGAAGGTGTTATTGTTGCAAAAAGACATATTCACATTACTCCTGAAGATGCGATGAATTACGGTTTAAAAGATAAAGAAGTTGTCTCTGTAAAAATAGATACTGACCAACGCTCAACCATTTTGGGTGATGTGGTTATTAGAGTTAGAAATGACTTTTCTTCAGCCATGCATATTGATACTGACGAAGGTAATGCAGCTGGTGTTAGTGGAGTTCAATACGGGATTATTTTATAA
- the tgt gene encoding tRNA guanosine(34) transglycosylase Tgt translates to MMAIKYELIHEDKSTGARYGVLHTPHGRFETPIFMPVGTQATVKTLEPSEIEEVSDGLILGNTYHLWLQPGDDIVKEHGGIRGFMAWDHALLTDSGGYQVFSLSEMRKIDEEGVTFRHHLNGSILKMSPEKSIEVQNNLGADIIMSFDECPPFHADYKYHKESLDRTLRWAQRGKNAHKNPESQALFGIVQGGPFKDLRKYSIDELKKIDFPGYSIGGLSVGETKEEMYEVLEFLKDHMPKDKPRYLMGVGSPDDLIIGVINGIDMFDCVLPTRIARHGTAMTSVGKVVIKNKTYERDLSPLDENCKCKVCTTYTKSYIRHLFKSKEFLGQRLVTYHNLYFLKNLMKEVRQAIQEDRLLSFKNEFFEKYYKKK, encoded by the coding sequence ATAATGGCGATTAAATACGAGTTGATTCATGAAGATAAGTCAACCGGCGCTAGATATGGTGTTTTGCATACGCCTCACGGCCGTTTTGAAACACCTATTTTTATGCCTGTTGGTACTCAAGCAACAGTTAAGACTCTTGAACCAAGTGAAATCGAAGAAGTTAGTGATGGTTTAATTTTGGGAAATACTTATCATTTATGGTTACAACCTGGTGATGATATAGTTAAGGAACATGGTGGTATTAGAGGTTTTATGGCATGGGATCATGCTCTTTTAACTGATTCTGGAGGCTATCAAGTTTTTTCTTTATCTGAAATGCGCAAAATTGATGAAGAAGGAGTCACTTTTAGACATCATTTAAACGGATCTATTTTAAAAATGTCACCTGAAAAAAGTATAGAAGTACAAAATAATTTAGGTGCTGATATTATCATGTCTTTTGATGAGTGTCCACCTTTTCATGCAGATTATAAGTACCATAAGGAATCTTTAGATAGAACGTTAAGATGGGCACAAAGAGGTAAAAATGCCCATAAGAACCCTGAAAGTCAAGCTCTATTTGGTATTGTTCAAGGGGGTCCTTTTAAGGATTTAAGAAAATATTCTATCGATGAGTTAAAGAAAATTGACTTTCCTGGATATTCAATAGGTGGTTTATCTGTTGGAGAAACTAAAGAAGAAATGTATGAAGTTTTAGAGTTTTTAAAAGATCATATGCCTAAAGATAAACCTCGATATTTAATGGGTGTTGGTTCTCCAGATGATTTAATCATCGGCGTCATCAATGGTATAGATATGTTTGATTGCGTTCTTCCTACAAGAATAGCTAGACACGGCACAGCCATGACTAGTGTTGGAAAAGTTGTCATAAAAAATAAAACTTATGAAAGAGATTTATCTCCTTTAGATGAAAATTGTAAGTGTAAAGTTTGTACAACTTATACTAAAAGCTATATTCGTCACTTATTTAAGTCAAAAGAGTTTTTAGGACAGAGATTGGTGACTTATCATAACTTATATTTCTTAAAGAATTTAATGAAAGAAGTAAGACAAGCTATTCAAGAAGATAGATTGCTTTCTTTTAAAAATGAGTTTTTTGAAAAATATTATAAAAAGAAATGA
- the ftsZ gene encoding cell division protein FtsZ has translation MFNMDDKFNQKPKIKVIGVGGGGGSAVNRMIENEVLGVEFVAMNTDAQVLKLSKADVRLQLGKNLTRGLGAGANPDVGRQAAEESEDEIRELLAETDMVFITAGMGGGTGTGAAPIVARLAREMGCLTIGIVTKPFGFEGKRRMSVALEGLEALKPYVDTLIVIPNDKLFYVVDRNTSYLDAFREADKVLRQGVQGITEIIAIPGVVNVDFADVKTVMKDKGTALMGIGVAEGPNRAIEAAREAIRSPLLETSINGATDAIVNITSNFHASLYEIDEVIEEIHKSSTTDINVIYGTAINSDLGDELVVTVIATGFNDDPIFNKDNKIDKRENKVEEVQEDRAIVSKKKHKKHKKSKKEIEKTLSKDDDVEDEINVPNWLKNSFKD, from the coding sequence ATGTTTAATATGGATGATAAGTTTAATCAAAAACCTAAAATTAAAGTTATTGGCGTTGGTGGTGGTGGCGGTTCTGCCGTTAATCGAATGATAGAAAATGAAGTCTTAGGTGTCGAATTTGTGGCAATGAATACAGATGCTCAAGTATTGAAGTTATCTAAAGCTGACGTTAGATTGCAGTTAGGTAAGAATTTAACTCGTGGATTAGGCGCTGGCGCAAATCCTGATGTTGGTCGACAAGCTGCAGAAGAATCTGAAGATGAAATTCGTGAGTTATTAGCTGAAACCGATATGGTCTTTATTACTGCTGGTATGGGTGGTGGTACTGGAACTGGGGCAGCACCAATCGTTGCTAGATTAGCAAGAGAAATGGGATGTTTAACTATAGGTATCGTGACTAAACCATTTGGTTTTGAAGGGAAAAGACGGATGTCTGTTGCCTTAGAAGGTTTAGAAGCCTTAAAACCTTATGTTGATACTTTGATTGTGATTCCTAATGACAAATTATTCTATGTTGTTGATAGAAATACTTCATATTTAGATGCCTTTAGAGAAGCTGATAAAGTCTTAAGACAAGGTGTTCAAGGTATTACAGAAATTATAGCTATACCTGGTGTTGTAAATGTTGACTTTGCTGACGTTAAAACTGTCATGAAAGATAAAGGTACTGCATTAATGGGTATTGGTGTGGCTGAAGGGCCTAATCGTGCCATTGAAGCAGCTAGAGAAGCTATTAGATCACCGCTTTTAGAGACATCAATTAATGGAGCGACAGATGCCATCGTTAATATTACATCAAATTTCCATGCATCTTTATATGAGATAGATGAAGTCATTGAAGAAATTCATAAGAGTTCAACGACAGATATTAATGTCATTTATGGTACGGCTATTAATTCTGATTTAGGTGATGAACTTGTCGTGACTGTCATAGCTACTGGTTTTAACGATGATCCTATATTTAATAAAGATAATAAAATTGATAAAAGAGAAAATAAGGTCGAAGAAGTTCAAGAAGATAGAGCTATAGTTTCTAAGAAAAAGCATAAGAAACATAAAAAGTCTAAAAAGGAAATCGAGAAAACCTTAAGTAAAGATGATGATGTTGAAGATGAAATCAATGTACCAAATTGGTTGAAAAACTCATTTAAGGATTAA